A region of Salvelinus alpinus chromosome 6, SLU_Salpinus.1, whole genome shotgun sequence DNA encodes the following proteins:
- the usp46 gene encoding ubiquitin carboxyl-terminal hydrolase 46 isoform X2 encodes MTVRNIASICNMGTNASALEKDIGPEQFPINEHYFGLVNFGNTCYCNSVLQALYFCRPFRENVLAYKAQQKKKENLLTCLADLFHSIATQKKKVGVIPPKKFISRLRKENDLFDNYMQQDAHEFLNYLLNTVADILQEEKKQEKQNGRLKNNGTAVTTETEPENKPTEPTWVHDIFQGTLTNETRCLNCETVSSKDEDFLDLSVDVEQNTSITHCLRDFSNTETLCSEYKYYCEACCSKQEAQKRMRVKKLPMILALHLKRFKYMEQLHRYTKLSYRVVFPLELRLFNTSGDATNLDRMYDLVAVVVHCGSGPNRGHYITIVKSHGFWLLFDDDIVEKIDAQAIEEFYGLTSDISKNSESGYILFYQSRE; translated from the exons ATGACTGTCAGAAATATCGCCTCCATTTGTAATATG GGCACCAATGCCTCTGCTCTGGAGAAAGACATTGGTCCGGAGCAGTTCCCAATCAACGAACACTACTTTGGATTGGTCAAC TTTGGCAACACGTGTTACTGTAACTCGGTGCTTCAGGCCCTGTACTTCTGCCGGCCCTTCCGGGAGAACGTACTGGCCTACAAGGCCCagcagaagaagaaggagaacctGCTCACGTGTCTGGCAGACCTCTTCCACAGCATCGCCACCCAGAAGAAAAAGGTGGGAGTCATCCCGCCCAAGAAGTTCATCTCACGCCTGCGCAAGGAGAATG ACCTGTTTGACAACTACATGCAGCAGGACGCCCATGAGTTCCTCAACTACCTGCTGAACACAGTGGCAGACATCCTGCAGGAGGAGAAGAAGCAGGAGAAGCAGAACGGCCGCCTCAAGAACAACGGCACGGCCGTCACCACGGAGACGGAGCCCGAGAACAAGCCCACGGAGCCCACCTGGGTGCATGACATCTTCCAGGGAACTTTGACCAATGAGACGCGCTGCCTCAACTGTGAGACG GTGAGCAGCAAAGATGAGGACTTCCTGGATCTGTCTGTGGACGTAGAGCAGAATACATCAATAACACACTGTCTTAG GGACTTCAGTAACACAGAGACCTTGTGCAGTGAATACAAATACTACTGTGAGGCATGCTGCAGCAAGCAGGAGGCCCAGAAACG GATGCGGGTTAAGAAGTTGCCTATGATCCTGGCCCTGCACCTGAAACGGTTTAAGTACATGGAGCAGCTGCACCGATACACCAAGCTGTCGTATCGCGTCGTCTTCCCTCTGGAGCTCCGCCTCTTCAACACCTCTGGAGACGCTACCAACCTCGATCGCATGTATGACCTGGTCGCTGTGGTCGTCCACTGTGGCAG TGGACCCAacagaggacactacatcaccatagTGAAGAGTCACGGCTTCTGGCTGCTGTTTGATGATGATATCGTGGAG AAAATCGATGCCCAGGCCATCGAGGAGTTCTATGGGCTGACGTCGGACATCTCAAAGAACTCTGAGTCTGGATACATCCTCTTCTACCAGTCCAGGGAGTAA
- the usp46 gene encoding ubiquitin carboxyl-terminal hydrolase 46 isoform X1 translates to MVAGVRNAGEPGTFTRQGGRAGAGVTESQQKSMGTNASALEKDIGPEQFPINEHYFGLVNFGNTCYCNSVLQALYFCRPFRENVLAYKAQQKKKENLLTCLADLFHSIATQKKKVGVIPPKKFISRLRKENDLFDNYMQQDAHEFLNYLLNTVADILQEEKKQEKQNGRLKNNGTAVTTETEPENKPTEPTWVHDIFQGTLTNETRCLNCETVSSKDEDFLDLSVDVEQNTSITHCLRDFSNTETLCSEYKYYCEACCSKQEAQKRMRVKKLPMILALHLKRFKYMEQLHRYTKLSYRVVFPLELRLFNTSGDATNLDRMYDLVAVVVHCGSGPNRGHYITIVKSHGFWLLFDDDIVEKIDAQAIEEFYGLTSDISKNSESGYILFYQSRE, encoded by the exons atggtggcaggagtgcgtaatgctggggagcctggcaccTTCACAcgccagggagggagagcgggagcaggcgtgacagagtCGCAACAAAAGTCAATG GGCACCAATGCCTCTGCTCTGGAGAAAGACATTGGTCCGGAGCAGTTCCCAATCAACGAACACTACTTTGGATTGGTCAAC TTTGGCAACACGTGTTACTGTAACTCGGTGCTTCAGGCCCTGTACTTCTGCCGGCCCTTCCGGGAGAACGTACTGGCCTACAAGGCCCagcagaagaagaaggagaacctGCTCACGTGTCTGGCAGACCTCTTCCACAGCATCGCCACCCAGAAGAAAAAGGTGGGAGTCATCCCGCCCAAGAAGTTCATCTCACGCCTGCGCAAGGAGAATG ACCTGTTTGACAACTACATGCAGCAGGACGCCCATGAGTTCCTCAACTACCTGCTGAACACAGTGGCAGACATCCTGCAGGAGGAGAAGAAGCAGGAGAAGCAGAACGGCCGCCTCAAGAACAACGGCACGGCCGTCACCACGGAGACGGAGCCCGAGAACAAGCCCACGGAGCCCACCTGGGTGCATGACATCTTCCAGGGAACTTTGACCAATGAGACGCGCTGCCTCAACTGTGAGACG GTGAGCAGCAAAGATGAGGACTTCCTGGATCTGTCTGTGGACGTAGAGCAGAATACATCAATAACACACTGTCTTAG GGACTTCAGTAACACAGAGACCTTGTGCAGTGAATACAAATACTACTGTGAGGCATGCTGCAGCAAGCAGGAGGCCCAGAAACG GATGCGGGTTAAGAAGTTGCCTATGATCCTGGCCCTGCACCTGAAACGGTTTAAGTACATGGAGCAGCTGCACCGATACACCAAGCTGTCGTATCGCGTCGTCTTCCCTCTGGAGCTCCGCCTCTTCAACACCTCTGGAGACGCTACCAACCTCGATCGCATGTATGACCTGGTCGCTGTGGTCGTCCACTGTGGCAG TGGACCCAacagaggacactacatcaccatagTGAAGAGTCACGGCTTCTGGCTGCTGTTTGATGATGATATCGTGGAG AAAATCGATGCCCAGGCCATCGAGGAGTTCTATGGGCTGACGTCGGACATCTCAAAGAACTCTGAGTCTGGATACATCCTCTTCTACCAGTCCAGGGAGTAA